Proteins encoded by one window of Panicum virgatum strain AP13 chromosome 7N, P.virgatum_v5, whole genome shotgun sequence:
- the LOC120682263 gene encoding protein FAR1-RELATED SEQUENCE 5-like translates to MATPSTSGDPAAAGEPAPTPSVEPTQRRHPTSRISHIVRTYLDLSSSKKRRAFPKSQPKAGGQETRAAEDETDGSEAGLPSSHPSRLLRELGIHVSRYTHEERRGIILRYMQKRSGRQAVNRAASKVPSRQALAERRRRGAGGKFLGKEDAQTADNPEGKAEEEPELPPEVVSNAGGVPIVGMIFESEEKAYEYYVSYAGNMGFSVRKGWLDKTSKNSNRSRVYICSREGLRSKNDAKRPRPETRMGCPARIAIKLTPSGKYRVTEFVEDHNHQLAAPFDIEMLKSQRMLAKAQPGSQASGIPPGYKNYLRSKSTKDMKSGDLRALMDYFRRMKSDNPSFYYAIQVDENDKVANVFWADARSILDYHYFCDVVCFDMIYKQNDCSRPLALFLGMNHHRQMVIFGAAFLYDETVESFKWLLETFKSAMCGKHPKTILTDRSAPLKEALGLTWPGTMHRFCVWQIYQSTVKSVAHMFCTSEEFTHDFRHCVFDIEDEQEFVDTWNMIMEKYNLRENELLIKLYEDREHWAMPYNRQIFSGGIQSMVHTENVGTRLEAYLGCDTDLSSFLKFFQCSAEKRRQAEMQADYQANQGVPRIPLPFLWQAANLYTPITFDLFRRECELSLDCMAYGCGEFGSLSEYMVTVKNKTKDQLVRFDSSNGTVACTCKKFENAGLLCGHILKVYELRNVKEIPPQYFLKRWRKDAKLVTMEEADGFNFESDTKFSVPGRYAALCRLFYKIAAKAAENIETFALMASQSDQLLAEVEGTLRSTLADKSSGYSFTDQLTHMAQNDYLLNSSHEALGSTGKKCEVTRRRNDPETNKRKKVRTGQSDETKGGPSGEMNIIPGSVQTETRNTSNPFIPDQLMQGHYVLGHNFGLGISQNLHDNLNQFGQTSLVSTLQQQQQFPGNGQLTQGYPGDMHALQFVETTPQIDHQNGDEGQSSIPVWDFL, encoded by the exons ATGGCCACCCCATCCACTTCCGGcgaccctgccgccgccggcgaaccaGCGCCAACCCCATCAGTGGAGCCCACCCAGCGTCGTCACCCGACCTCGCGTATCTCCCACATCGTGCGCACCTACCTCGACCTCTCCAGTTCCAAGAAACGCCGTGCCTTTCCCAAGAGCCAGCCCAAGGCCGGCGGCCAGGAAACGCGCGCCGCCGAAGACGAAACGGACGGGTCCGAGGCGGGGCTGCCTTCTTCCCATCCATCGCGGCTGCTCCGCGAGCTGGGAATCCACGTCTCCCGCTACACGCACGAGGAGCGCCGGGGCATCATCCTCCGCTACATGCAGAAGCGGAGCGGCCGCCAGGCCGTCAACCGCGCGGCGAGCAAG GTCCCATCGAGGCAGGCTCTGGCGGAGCGACGACGGAGGGGTGCTGGAGGGAAGTTCCTCGGCAAGGAGGATGCCCAG ACTGCAGATAATCCTGAAGGAAAGGCAGAAGAAGAGCCAGAATTGCCACCAGAAGTCGTCTCAAATGCTGGAGGAGTGCCCATAGTTGGCATGATCTTTGAGAGTGAAGAAAAAGCATACGAGTATTATGTTAGTTATGCAGGAAATATGGGATTTAGTGTCCGGAAAGGATGGTTGGATAAAACTTCTAAAAATTCCAACAGGTCAAGGGTCTATATCTGTTCTAGGGAGGGACTTCGCTCAAAGAATGATGCCAAGAGACCTCGCCCAGAGACAAGGATGGGTTGCCCTGCACGTATTGCTATAAAGTTAACACCTAGTGGTAAATATAGGGTCACAGAATTTGTGGAGGATCACAATCACCAGCTTGCTGCACCATTTGATATTGAGATGTTGAAATCACAGAGAATGTTGGCCAAGGCTCAACCTGGAAGCCAAGCCAGTGGCATTCCTCCAGGGTACAAGAATTATCTTCGGTCCAAGTCCACCAAAGATATGAAATCAGGGGATCTCAGAGCTCTGATGGATTATTTTCGAAGAATGAAGAGTGATAATCCATCGTTCTACTATGCAATTCAGGTGGATGAAAATGACAAAGTGGCTAATGTCTTCTGGGCTGATGCAAGGTCAATCTTGGACTATCACTACTTCTGCGATGTTGTCTGCTTTGACATGATCTACAAGCAAAATGACTGCAGCAGGCCCTTAGCTTTGTTTCTAGGTATGAACCATCATAGGCAAATGGTCATATTTGGTGCGGCTTTTCTATATGATGAAACTGTTGAGTCTTTTAAGTGGCTTCTTGAGACTTTTAAGAGTGCCATGTGTGGGAAACACCCAAAGACAATTTTGACTGATCGATCTGCGCCTTTGAAGGAAGCGTTGGGTCTTACTTGGCCTGGCACTATGCACCGTTTCTGCGTGTGGCAAATATACCAGAGTACTGTTAAGTCTGTAGCACATATGTTTTGTACTTCTGAAGAGTTCACACATGATTTTAGACACTGTGTATTTGATATCGAGGATGAACAGGAGTTTGTTGACACATGGAATATGATAATGGAGAAATACAACCTTAGAGAGAATGAATTATTAATTAAGCTTTATGAAGATCGGGAACATTGGGCCATGCCATACAATCGACAAATATTCTCTGGGGGTATCCAAAGCATGGTACACACTGAAAATGTTGGCACTAGGCTCGAAGCGTACTTGGGCTGTGATACAGATCTATCCTCTTTTTTGAAGTTTTTTCAATGTTCAGCAGAGAAGAGGAGACAAGCAGAGATGCAAGCTGATTATCAAGCCAATCAAGGGGTGCCAAGAATACCTCTGCCGTTCCTATGGCAGGCTGCGAATTTGTATACGCCAATAACTTTTGACTTATTTAGAAGGGAATGTGAACTAAGTCTCGACTGTATGGCTTATGGTTGTGGGGAGTTTGGCTCTCTTTCTGAATATATGGTTACTGTCAAGAACAAGACCAAGGACCAGCTTGTGCGTTTTGACTCATCAAATGGTACGGTTGCATGTACATGCAAAAAGTTTGAAAATGCTGGACTGTTATGCGGCCATATATTAAAAGTATACGAGCTGAGGAATGTTAAAGAGATTCCCCCACAGTACTTTCTGAAGAGGTGGAGGAAAGATGCGAAGTTGGTGACAATGGAAGAAGCTGatggatttaattttgaaagTGACACAAAATTTTCCGTTCCAGGACGTTATGCAGCCCTTTGCCGCTTGTTCTATAAGATTGCTGCTAAGGCTGCAGAGAACATAGAGACATTTGCACTGATGGCAAGTCAATCAGATCAACTTCTTGCAGAAGTAGAAGGAACTTTGCGATCTACTCTGGCTGACAAGTCATCTGGTTATTCCTTTACAGACCAATTAACTCACATGGCCCAGAATGACTATCTACTTAATAGTAGCCATGAAGCTCTAGGTTCTACTGGAAAGAAGTGTGAAGTCACTCGGCGCAGAAATGATCCAGAAACCAATAAACGAAAGAAAGTGAGAACAG GGCAATCTGATGAAACAAAGGGTGGACCAAGTGGAGAGATGAATATTATACCAGGAAGTGTACAAACAGAAACAAGGAATACTTCGAACCCGTTCATTCCAGATCAATTAATGCAG GGACATTATGTACTTGGTCACAACTTTGGTCTTGGTATCTCACAGAACCTTCACGACAATTTGAATCAGTTTGGTCAG ACTTCCTTGGTTTCAaccttgcagcagcagcagcaatttcCTGGGAATGGTCAACTAACCCAA GGATATCCTGGTGATATGCATGCATTGCAATTCGTGGAGACAACTCCCCAAATCGATCATCAGAATGGTGATGAGGGTCAGTCCTCAATACCGGTGTGGgattttctttga